The Mucilaginibacter defluvii genome contains the following window.
AAAACAAAAAGATAAAAACCCCATGATTGCCGCCAATGTTGCGGGTACAGCCAATATAGTGAACTTATGCCTTGATAATAATTGCAAGCTGGTGCACGTAAGCTCCATCGCGGCATTGGGTTTGGCAAAACCCGGCGAGGTTATTACGGAAGACACGCATTTAGATGTAAGCACCGAAACAGATGGCTACGCCATATCAAAGCTGGAAAGTGAGATGGAAGTTTGGCGGGGCATAGCCGAAGGTTTGGATGCTGTGATTGTAAATCCCTCGCTGATAATAGGTGTAAATGCAGGTGATGAAGGCACCGGGCAAATTTTTAATACTGTACGCAAAGGCCTGAAGTTTTATACCCGTGGCACCGCCGGGCTGGTTGATGTGCAGGATGTAGCCAAATGTATGGTCGCCCTGATGAACAGCAATATCACCGCCGAGCGCTTCATCATCAACGCTGAAAACCGTGCTTATAAACAACTGGTTGAGGAAATAGCTCAGAGTTACGGCATACCCGCCCCGGCCAAAGAAGCCAAGCCCTGGATGATGAACCTGGCCTGGCGCGGGGCAGCGTTAGTAGCGGCTATAACGGGTAAAGATCCTTTTCTGGATAAAATTGCCGCACAATCGGCGGTTACCACTAAGTATTTTGACAACTCCAAGATCAAAAAAGCGATCGGCATTGAGTTTAAGCCGGTGAGCGAGAGTATTAAGGAGATATGCTCGGTTGCTTACAAATAGTTTGTCATACGGGCTACCTGTATAGCGCAGGCGATAAACGCTGCACTGGCCGGTATATAAAATAGCAAGTCCTTCCGGTAAAGCAAGCTATGCAGTATTAAAGTTATCCCGCTACCTATTCCTACAGCGGAAGTTAAGAGGTCGCCATAAATTAATCCTTCACCCCACGCTATTTTTTCACCCCACTCCATATTGCTTAACCTGCTTATATATTCACGATGTGAATTGACTTGGTTAATGCAGTAAGCAAGATAACTTAACAGAAGTATGATGATTAATTTGTGTTTTAAAATGTACCGAGTAAATAAACCCACGTTGTAGTTTATATTTAATACCCGACTATCACTTAAAGTAACCCCGTCAGCATCGTTTTTTTGACAGACTATTTCTTTAGTCTAAAATATTTTCTATCAGGCATTTGCTAATAAAAAAAATTGACATACCTTTGCAGTCCTTAAAATAGGAATAAAACTGTAAAGAAACAAAGCAAGAAATGCCTACTATTCAGCAATTAGTTAGAAAAGGTAGAGTAGCTCTGGAAGACAAGAGTAAGTCGCCAGCGTTGGACAGCTGTCCACAGCGAAGAGGCGTGTGCACCCGTGTGTACACCACTACCCCTAAAAAACCAAACTCAGCAATGCGTAAAGTTGCCCGTGTGCGCCTTACTAACGGTAAAGAGGTTAACGCCTACATCCCGGGTGAAGGACACAACTTACAGGAGCACTCTATCGTGTTAATCCGTGGCGGTCGTGTTAAGGATTTACCTGGTGTACGTTACCACATCATCCGTGGTGCGTTAGATACTTCAGGTGTTGCCGGCCGTAACCAGCGCCGTTCAAAATATGGTACCAAGCGTCCTAAACCAGGTCAGGCAGCTGCCGCACCTGCAAAAGGTAAAAAGAAATAATAAGGAGGATAATAGAAAATGAGAAAGTCGAAACCAAAAAAGAGAATTATCCTTCCTGATCCAAGGTTCAATGATACCATGGTAACCAGATTTGTAAACAACATGATGTATGATGGTAAAAAATCTACCGCGTACTCAATTTTTTACAACGCTGTTGATATCGTTGAGAAAAAAACCAGCGAAAATGGTTTAGATACCTGGAAAAAAGCTTTAAATAATGTAATGCCAGCTGTTGAAGTTAAATCACGCCGTGTAGGTGGTGCTAACTTCCAGGTTCCTACTGAGGTTCGTCCGGAGCGTAAAATCGCTTTGGGTATGAAATGGCTGATTAGCTATGCTCGTAAACGTGGCGAAAAAACCATGATGGAGAAATTAGCCGGTGAGATCATCTCCGCTTCAAAAGGTGAAGGTGCTGCGGTTAAAAAGAAGGAAGATACGCACAAAATGGCTGAAGCCAACAAAGCGTTCTCACACTTCAGGTTCTAAACAAAAGGATTACACCGATTTAATATATGATTACACCGATTTTGTTAGGATTGTATTTTAATCTCAACAGGTCGGTGAAATCATTTTAAATCCGAGAAATCAAACAACAAAAGATGTCAAGAGATCTTAAATATACAAGAAACATTGGTATTGCCGCTCACATTGATGCCGGTAAAACCACCACTACCGAGCGTATACTTTATTACGCAGGTGTGAGCCACAAGATTGGTGAGGTGCACGAAGGTGCAGCTACGATGGACTGGATGGCACAAGAGCAGGAGCGTGGTATTACCATCACTTCGGCAGCTACTACCGTGTTCTGGAACTACCGCAACAATAAATACCAGGTAAACGTTATCGATACCCCTGGCCACGTGGATTTTACCGTAGAGGTAAACCGTTCATTACGTGTACTTGATGGTCTGGTATTCCTTTTCTCAGCAGTTGATGGTGTTGAGCCACAGTCAGAAACTAACTGGCGTTTGGCTAACAACTACAACGTACCGCGTATCGGTTTCGTTAACAAAATGGACCGTTCAGGTGCTGACTTTTTAAAAGTTGTTAAGCAGGTTAGAGATATGCTGGGCAGCCACGCTGTGCCGCTGCAAATCCCTATCGGTGCTGAAGATGGCTTTAAAGGTGTGGTTGATTTGATCAACTTCCGTGGTGTGGTTTGGAACGAGCACGATAAAGGTATGACCTTTACCGAGGTGCCGATCCCTGACGACCTGGTTGATGAAGCTAACGAGTGGAGAGAGAAATTACTTGAAGCTGTTGCTGAGTTTGATGACTCGTTGATGGAGAAATTCTTTGACGATCCGACCACCATTACTGAGCGTGAAGTACTTGACGCTTTACGTCAGGCTACCCTGGCCGGTAAGATCGTTCCGATGACTTGCGGTTCATCATTCAAAAACAAAGGTGTACAAACCATGCTTGATTATGTAATGGAGTTGTTGCCTTCGCCGCTTGACGTTGAAGCTATTACCGGTACAAACCCTGATACCGGCGAGGAAATTACCCGCCAGCCGGATATTAAAGAGCCTTTTTCAGCACTTGCATTTAAAATTGCTACCGACCCATTCGTAGGCCGTTTGTGCTTTATCCGCGTTTACTCAGGTAACCTGGAAGCGGGTTCATATGTATACAACATGCGTTCAGAGAATAAAGAGCGTATCTCCCGTATATTCCAGATGCACGCTAACAAGCAAAACCCGATCCCTAATGTAGGTGCCGGTGATATTGCTGCAGTAGTAGGCTTTAAGGATATTAAAACCGGTGATACCCTTTGCGACGAGAAACACCCTATCGTGTTAGAGTCAATGCAATTCCCTGAGCCGGTTATCGGTTTGGCTATTGAGCCTAAAACTCAGGCTGACGTTGATAAATTAGGTATCGCGCTTGGTAAATTAGCTGAAGAGGATCCAACCTTCCGGGTTCAAACAGATCAGGATACAGGTCAAACTGTAATTTCAGGTATGGGTGAGCTTCACTTGGATATCATCATGGACCGTTTGAAACGTGAGTTCAAGGTTGAGGTTAATCAGGGTGCACCACAGGTAGCTTACAAAGAGGCTATCACCGGTACTACCCAGCACCGCGAAACTTACAAGAAACAAACCGGTGGCCGTGGTAAATTTGCCGATATTCAGGTTGTTATCTCTCCGGCTGATGACGAGAAAGAAGGTTTACAGTTTGTGAACGAAATCGTAGGTGGTTCAATCCCTCGCGAGTTCATCCCATCTGTTGAGAAAGGCTTTAAATCAGCTATGGATAACGGTGTGCTTGCAGGCTTCCCGCTTACCGGCTTAAAAGTTCGTTTAATTGATGGTTCATTCCACGCGGTCGATTCGGATGCGTTATCTTTCGAGATTGCGGCCCGTTCAGCTTACCGTGCGGCATTGCCAAAATGTAAACCGGTATTGCTTGAGCCGATCATGAAAATCGAAATCCTTACCCCTGAAGAAAACATGGGTGACGTTATCGGTGACATGAACCGCCGTCGTGGTCAGCTGCAAGGTATGGATACCCGTAACGGTTCTCAGGTAATCAAAGCTATGGTACCACTTTCTGAGATGTTTGGTTACGTAACACAATTACGTACAATCACTTCAGGCCGCGCAACTTCAACCATGGAGTTTGATCACTACGAAGAAGCGCCACGTAACGTACAGGAAGAAGTTGTTGCTAAAAACAAAGGCCGCCAAAAAGGTGGTGACGACGAATAATTAGTCTGACGGATTGCACTGATCTGTTTGTGATTTTCACAGATAGATTAGTGCAATTAAAAATAAACAGGTCATTACCTAATAAATAGCTCTTAGGGATGATCAATCAATAAATCAGTGAGATCACTAAACAAATCAGTGAAATCACACATTAAATAACAAAATGAGCCAAAGAATCAGGATCAAATTAAAATCTTACGATTACAACCTGGTTGACAAGTCAGCCGAGAAGATCGTAAAAACAGTAAAGCCAACCGGCGCTGTAGTTAGCGGACCGCTGCCTTTACCAACCGAAAAGAAAATTTTCACTGTATTACGTTCACCACACGTAAACAAAAAGGCACGTGAGCAATTTCAACTTTGCTCATACAAGCGTTTATTAGACATCTACAGCTCAAACTCAAAAACTGTTGATGCTTTAATGAAGCTTGAATTGCCAAGCGGTGTTGAAGTAGAGATCAAAGTGTGATAGTACCGGAAGATCCGAAAATAACAAAACAGCCATTTGCCCAAAGCAAATGGCTGTTTTGTTTTAAGCCGTTATTTACCTGATGCAATGATCGTGATCCTGCCAGTAGATCAGCTCCAGGTATAAGCGCTTGTTTACTGCCAGCTCGGTTTTCTTCCTTTCCAATTGTTGCTCCAGTTCGGCGCCGGTAAGTGATGCGGGCAGCGTGATGTACGAAATTACATTGCCTGTTTGCAGGTTTATGAACTCGTAATGCTTTAATTCCTGTTTCATAATGCAAAAATTTAAAGTAAAACCAGGAAATATGTGAGGCAGCGTCGGCTATAATAGGTATGTAAATATAGCTAAAATAATACCAGATTGTTTCTTCGGAATTAATTTATTTTCTTTTAAACAATTCGCGAAAGCGCGCGGTTACCCTTAAAATAAATCATTATGGCAAAGCAACATCATAAAGAAGAGGAAAAAGAATTGCGTACTGAGGGCCCTATCAGTGAGAAGGACGAAGTAAAAGAGGCGGAATCCCGCACGGCGAAACAGCAACCTAAAAAGACGGATGAAAGCGTAGCCGCTGATCTGAAAAACCGGGAAAAGAAATAGCGGGGCTTTGGCCCGTTCACCTGCGATATTTGCCTATACCATTTTATTGCCTATCTGCCCATCAGTTCATCCAGCTTATTACGCTCGGTTTGCAGTTCGCGGGCAAGCTTTTTCTCTTTTTCGTTAGCCTTGGTTTTATAGGTCTGGAATTCTTCCGATAGCTCATTGTAAAGCTTAATGCGGTATTTGGCTTCCTGCCTGAAACGTGTGGTAGTAATAATAACTATGGCCAGCGTAATGCCAAAGCCTAACACCAGGCCCCACATCAATGTATTGTAGGCGGCTTTAGTAAGGCCGATACCGAGCAGGTTGATCTGGTCAACCCGTGAGTTTGCTGCTGATATGGTTTCATCTTTGGCAGTAACATCTGCGTTTAGTTTTTTAATTGTTGCCGCCTGGCTGTTTACCGTGGCCTGCGCTTTACGTAGTGCCGCACGCTCGGTTTTAATGGTATCCATTACGTTGCGGTAAAACGCGCCGATAACGGGTTGCTGATAGTTGTATGTTTTGGTAAGCAGGTAACGGTACTGGCCGCTCAGGCTACGATCGGTATTTTGAGGAGCCGCGGTTTGCGCGCGTGCTTGTGTAGGCGTTGCGGCTTTTTTAGTAGAGTCCTGCCCTTGGGCGAACGAAAAAAACGCTATAAAAATAATTATCGGGGTAAAAAATAATCTCTTCATAGGTATAGCTTTGATGTTTTACTTTAAACGACTTTAACCGGTAATTTGTTATTTACCCTCGCAGCCGCTTGCAATAAACGAAAATAATGTTTCATTCCAAAATATGCCTTGCATACTTATATTAGCAACATGTTAATAGGCATTATAGGTTTGGGCGATATGGGGCGTTTATACGCCAAGGCTTTTGCAAAGGCGGGTTACGAAGTGTTTGGCTGCGATATGCCCGAAAACAGGGAGAAGCTCGAAGCCGACCTTGCCCCTCACGGCGTAAAACTGCTGGAGAGCGGCAAAGAGATCGCCCACCGCTGCGACCTTATCATTTACTCGGTAGAGGCCGAGAAAGTAATGCAGGTAGTTGCCGAGTACGGACCGATCACTAAGTATGGCGCCATTGTAGCCGGGCAAACCTCAGTAAAGCACCCCGAAATAACCGCTTTTGAAAAGCACCTGCCTGCTGATGCCAACATCATAACCTTTCATGCCATGCACGGGCCGGGCTTTGCCCCCGAAGGCCAAAAGCTGATACTGATAAATCATCGTGCTGAGGCGGATGCTTATAAGCGCATGCTTGATCTGTTTACGGCCATCGGCTCAGATGTGGTGGAGTTAAAAGATTACCACGAGCACGACCGTATCGTGGCCGATACACAGGCCGTAACCCATGTAGGTTTTGAAAGTATGGGCACCGCATGGAGCAATGCCGGCTTTTTTCCCTGGGATAATGGCTCGTACCATGGCGGTATTGATAATGTGAAGATATTAACCACCCTGCGTATATTCAGTTACAAGGCGCACGTGTATGCCGGTTTGGCTATCATGAACCCATATGCGCGCCAGCAGGTAAAACGCTATGCGCAATCCGAGTCGGAGTTGTTTAAGCTTATGATTATGGAAGAGGAACAAAAGTTTCGCGACAGGCTGTACCGCGCGCGCGATTTTGTTTTCCACGAAAGCCGCAAGCCTATCATGTTCAACGATGC
Protein-coding sequences here:
- a CDS encoding NAD-dependent epimerase/dehydratase family protein; this translates as MILITGATGFLGAEVAMQLVKQGERVRCTKRRSSIVPEILKPFSENIEWVNADILDVFALEDAFAGVTQVYHAAAWVSLKQKDKNPMIAANVAGTANIVNLCLDNNCKLVHVSSIAALGLAKPGEVITEDTHLDVSTETDGYAISKLESEMEVWRGIAEGLDAVIVNPSLIIGVNAGDEGTGQIFNTVRKGLKFYTRGTAGLVDVQDVAKCMVALMNSNITAERFIINAENRAYKQLVEEIAQSYGIPAPAKEAKPWMMNLAWRGAALVAAITGKDPFLDKIAAQSAVTTKYFDNSKIKKAIGIEFKPVSESIKEICSVAYK
- the rpsL gene encoding 30S ribosomal protein S12; the protein is MPTIQQLVRKGRVALEDKSKSPALDSCPQRRGVCTRVYTTTPKKPNSAMRKVARVRLTNGKEVNAYIPGEGHNLQEHSIVLIRGGRVKDLPGVRYHIIRGALDTSGVAGRNQRRSKYGTKRPKPGQAAAAPAKGKKK
- the rpsG gene encoding 30S ribosomal protein S7: MRKSKPKKRIILPDPRFNDTMVTRFVNNMMYDGKKSTAYSIFYNAVDIVEKKTSENGLDTWKKALNNVMPAVEVKSRRVGGANFQVPTEVRPERKIALGMKWLISYARKRGEKTMMEKLAGEIISASKGEGAAVKKKEDTHKMAEANKAFSHFRF
- the fusA gene encoding elongation factor G codes for the protein MSRDLKYTRNIGIAAHIDAGKTTTTERILYYAGVSHKIGEVHEGAATMDWMAQEQERGITITSAATTVFWNYRNNKYQVNVIDTPGHVDFTVEVNRSLRVLDGLVFLFSAVDGVEPQSETNWRLANNYNVPRIGFVNKMDRSGADFLKVVKQVRDMLGSHAVPLQIPIGAEDGFKGVVDLINFRGVVWNEHDKGMTFTEVPIPDDLVDEANEWREKLLEAVAEFDDSLMEKFFDDPTTITEREVLDALRQATLAGKIVPMTCGSSFKNKGVQTMLDYVMELLPSPLDVEAITGTNPDTGEEITRQPDIKEPFSALAFKIATDPFVGRLCFIRVYSGNLEAGSYVYNMRSENKERISRIFQMHANKQNPIPNVGAGDIAAVVGFKDIKTGDTLCDEKHPIVLESMQFPEPVIGLAIEPKTQADVDKLGIALGKLAEEDPTFRVQTDQDTGQTVISGMGELHLDIIMDRLKREFKVEVNQGAPQVAYKEAITGTTQHRETYKKQTGGRGKFADIQVVISPADDEKEGLQFVNEIVGGSIPREFIPSVEKGFKSAMDNGVLAGFPLTGLKVRLIDGSFHAVDSDALSFEIAARSAYRAALPKCKPVLLEPIMKIEILTPEENMGDVIGDMNRRRGQLQGMDTRNGSQVIKAMVPLSEMFGYVTQLRTITSGRATSTMEFDHYEEAPRNVQEEVVAKNKGRQKGGDDE
- the rpsJ gene encoding 30S ribosomal protein S10: MSQRIRIKLKSYDYNLVDKSAEKIVKTVKPTGAVVSGPLPLPTEKKIFTVLRSPHVNKKAREQFQLCSYKRLLDIYSSNSKTVDALMKLELPSGVEVEIKV
- a CDS encoding prephenate dehydrogenase; amino-acid sequence: MHTYISNMLIGIIGLGDMGRLYAKAFAKAGYEVFGCDMPENREKLEADLAPHGVKLLESGKEIAHRCDLIIYSVEAEKVMQVVAEYGPITKYGAIVAGQTSVKHPEITAFEKHLPADANIITFHAMHGPGFAPEGQKLILINHRAEADAYKRMLDLFTAIGSDVVELKDYHEHDRIVADTQAVTHVGFESMGTAWSNAGFFPWDNGSYHGGIDNVKILTTLRIFSYKAHVYAGLAIMNPYARQQVKRYAQSESELFKLMIMEEEQKFRDRLYRARDFVFHESRKPIMFNDAVMKEFSLADGPAQRKPNSHLSILSMVDAWYHLGVSPYDNLIAQTPPFRLRLGIAEYLFKNEELLEESIKTALYDKTIRGDDLEFHSAVREWSSIIGYGDMEGYKKHFNQVQAFFKDRLDEGNKQSAELIRRLTME